The Candidatus Koribacter versatilis Ellin345 genome has a segment encoding these proteins:
- a CDS encoding B12-binding domain-containing radical SAM protein — protein sequence MSKKVVFFFPSFASTEATAPLGILAVATPLLRAGYEVCLIDSTITPDFKKRVLAEVKDAICLGVSLVTGPMIRETIEIARAIKEWNPEFPIVLGGWHPSLLPTQTLEAEYVDIVVRGQGEESFLDVVRHLESRSAMDLVAGIGFKRDGKTVFTAERPLRPIADLPPKAYHLADFDAYERVCGRRWAMYTSSLACPFNCAYCTNAGVYGRKWNALPAEQFVEETVDLTRRYNLEMLWVVDDNFLVDLDRAREIGAGLVRAGGNFKWSIQATTNLVARLSTEDLKLLHRAGLQQICQGAESGSEKVLAAMNKDFQNFESIYESAKRCLEAGIRPSFNIIFAFPGEGPKERRETVHFILDMCTKYPGAEFWTNIFTPYPGAPVMQKAKEFGIDVPTSFEGWADFFPRYTELPWLKGREHRRLQVMRDYLRMAFDRIPIAAQRRTSFTRFAQRAISLPARWRLKNDFYAAPIELYLNNKLKKRMTMKPAVDAKRLQTTATAEAAC from the coding sequence ATGTCGAAAAAAGTCGTCTTCTTCTTTCCATCGTTCGCCAGCACTGAGGCCACTGCGCCGCTGGGGATCTTAGCCGTCGCGACTCCGCTTCTGCGCGCGGGCTACGAAGTGTGTTTGATTGACTCCACGATTACTCCAGATTTCAAGAAACGAGTGTTGGCGGAGGTGAAGGATGCGATCTGTCTGGGTGTCTCGCTCGTAACGGGCCCCATGATTCGCGAGACTATCGAGATCGCTAGAGCGATCAAAGAATGGAACCCCGAATTCCCAATCGTGCTGGGCGGATGGCATCCTTCGCTCCTGCCGACCCAGACATTGGAAGCAGAGTACGTGGATATCGTGGTCCGGGGACAGGGCGAAGAGTCGTTTCTCGATGTGGTGAGACACCTTGAAAGCCGCTCGGCAATGGATCTTGTTGCCGGGATTGGTTTCAAACGTGACGGAAAAACCGTCTTCACCGCCGAACGGCCGTTGCGGCCGATTGCTGATCTACCACCGAAGGCGTATCACCTCGCGGACTTCGATGCTTACGAACGCGTTTGCGGAAGACGTTGGGCGATGTACACATCCAGCCTTGCTTGCCCATTTAACTGTGCGTACTGCACGAACGCCGGGGTATACGGGCGAAAGTGGAATGCACTTCCAGCAGAGCAGTTCGTCGAAGAGACTGTGGATCTTACTCGACGCTACAACCTCGAAATGCTCTGGGTGGTTGACGACAACTTTTTGGTCGATCTCGATCGGGCACGAGAGATCGGTGCAGGTTTGGTCAGGGCTGGCGGGAATTTCAAATGGAGCATTCAGGCGACCACTAACCTCGTCGCAAGACTTTCGACGGAAGACTTGAAGTTGCTGCATCGGGCGGGGCTCCAACAAATCTGCCAAGGCGCCGAATCGGGTTCCGAAAAGGTGCTCGCGGCGATGAATAAGGACTTTCAGAACTTCGAGTCGATTTACGAGAGTGCTAAACGGTGTCTTGAAGCCGGGATCCGACCTTCTTTCAACATCATCTTCGCCTTCCCGGGCGAAGGACCGAAAGAGCGGCGCGAGACGGTCCACTTCATTCTCGACATGTGCACCAAATATCCGGGCGCGGAGTTTTGGACGAACATCTTCACTCCCTACCCAGGCGCTCCTGTGATGCAAAAAGCGAAGGAGTTCGGCATTGACGTGCCAACGAGTTTTGAGGGCTGGGCCGATTTCTTCCCGCGCTATACCGAATTGCCATGGCTAAAGGGGAGGGAACATCGCCGATTGCAAGTGATGCGCGACTACCTGCGAATGGCATTTGATCGGATCCCCATCGCTGCACAGCGTCGGACGTCATTTACACGTTTCGCGCAACGGGCCATTTCACTGCCTGCGCGTTGGAGACTGAAAAACGACTTTTATGCCGCGCCAATTGAGCTCTATTTGAATAACAAGCTGAAGAAGCGCATGACGATGAAGCCGGCGGTAGATGCCAAAAGGCTACAAACGACCGCCACTGCGGAGGCGGCATGCTGA
- a CDS encoding B12-binding domain-containing radical SAM protein produces the protein MLTRGKVVLFYPAYEGAPLSAPTCLLSLAATLREHDYSVVMIDAAIVPNSKDRVLRELDDALCLGISVLTGPMILGAIEVAKAAKELHAKLPIVFGGWHPTLLPEQTLIEPYVDFVVRRQGESSFLELVNAIASGQSGEFISGVSWKIRDHCEHNVDRPTQPLDALPLPAYDMVDFDAYERTAGERKLAYATSVGCPYACNYCTDMVFYKRRFNALNAERVVAEMTGLVAKFKIAEIALLDSNFPVDVKRAVAIARGIYESGVPFRWTFQASTDFLFRMSDDEVKVLRASGVSHMGFGTESTSESVLKLMNKRHQRMNEVYETARKADAAGIRVTFNLIFGYPGETENDRAETFRAMSEIAREFQSVSFSPNIFTPYPGIPIWPELREMGVQEPQSLREWALLPLGVNVLPWLQGRDLARLQRMLAYFLLNSHVRKNSRSISRASRVVRRAVSGSVRWRIRKSRFSFPWELWLARTTEHWAERRSLVTGQVLPKPSAAVCN, from the coding sequence ATGCTGACGCGAGGCAAAGTCGTACTGTTTTATCCAGCCTACGAAGGCGCGCCTCTGAGTGCGCCAACATGCCTCTTGTCGCTTGCGGCCACATTGCGGGAACACGACTACTCCGTCGTAATGATTGACGCGGCGATTGTCCCGAATTCCAAGGATCGAGTTCTGCGAGAGCTCGATGACGCGCTTTGCCTGGGCATCTCCGTGCTAACTGGCCCGATGATCTTGGGAGCGATCGAAGTCGCCAAGGCAGCGAAAGAACTACACGCAAAGTTGCCGATTGTTTTTGGCGGGTGGCATCCGACGCTCCTGCCAGAGCAGACGCTCATTGAGCCTTATGTTGACTTCGTCGTCCGACGCCAGGGTGAGAGCAGTTTCTTGGAACTGGTGAATGCGATTGCCAGCGGACAAAGTGGCGAATTCATTTCTGGCGTGTCATGGAAAATCAGAGATCACTGCGAACACAACGTCGATCGTCCGACGCAGCCGCTGGATGCGCTGCCTTTGCCTGCGTACGACATGGTGGACTTCGACGCCTATGAGCGCACTGCCGGCGAACGGAAACTCGCGTATGCGACAAGCGTTGGCTGCCCGTATGCGTGCAACTACTGCACCGACATGGTCTTTTACAAGCGTCGATTCAACGCGCTGAATGCGGAGCGAGTAGTTGCTGAGATGACTGGCCTGGTGGCGAAATTCAAAATCGCTGAGATCGCCCTGCTCGATTCGAATTTTCCGGTAGACGTGAAACGCGCCGTGGCGATTGCCCGCGGCATTTATGAATCAGGCGTACCGTTCCGCTGGACATTCCAAGCATCGACTGACTTTTTGTTCCGGATGAGCGATGACGAAGTGAAAGTGCTTCGCGCGAGTGGCGTGTCCCACATGGGATTCGGAACGGAATCGACGTCTGAATCCGTGCTCAAACTGATGAATAAGCGTCACCAGCGAATGAATGAAGTTTACGAGACGGCGCGCAAAGCAGATGCGGCGGGCATTCGTGTCACTTTCAATCTGATCTTTGGCTATCCGGGGGAAACAGAAAACGATCGTGCAGAGACTTTTCGCGCAATGAGCGAGATCGCGCGAGAGTTCCAGAGCGTGAGTTTCTCTCCGAATATATTTACCCCTTATCCTGGAATCCCGATATGGCCGGAGTTGCGTGAGATGGGAGTGCAAGAGCCGCAATCGCTGCGGGAGTGGGCACTGCTTCCCTTGGGCGTCAATGTGTTGCCGTGGCTGCAGGGAAGGGACCTCGCGCGTTTGCAGCGAATGTTGGCGTATTTCTTGTTGAACAGCCATGTGAGGAAGAATTCCCGTTCTATATCCCGCGCGAGCCGGGTTGTGCGCCGAGCCGTGAGTGGATCCGTGCGTTGGCGAATTCGTAAAAGCAGGTTCTCGTTTCCGTGGGAATTGTGGCTCGCCAGGACCACTGAACATTGGGCAGAGAGACGTTCCCTTGTCACTGGGCAGGTATTGCCAAAGCCGAGCGCTGCAGTTTGTAACTGA
- a CDS encoding B12-binding domain-containing radical SAM protein: protein MADVLLTHSYHLSYDPKQVRKMQPYPPLGTLYAAAILRQRGISVAVFDTMLKEPSSLFVEALKEHQPAVVVIYEDDFNFLTKMCLTRMRQVAFEMIEASRAYGARVVVHGSDATDQAPLYLQAGAEFVLQGESEIRLGDLVASMLLGRTPTEVPGLAWHDTSGAVMHHASPVEQANWMQLSTPARDLIDLKPYREAWCEAHGFWSLNIVASRGCPYRCNWCAKPISGDRFHLRPARLVAQELCELRTRFGADHAWFGDDVFALDHRWAAELADEVERIGVRVPFKVQSRADLMTVSTVDALRRAGCAEVWMGVESGSQKVLDAMEKGLKVEAVSRARKMLGEAGIQACYFLQLGYPGELWDEIQQTIALVRRTRPDDIGVSVSYPLPNTRFYEQVRDQLGAKRNWRDSDDLCVTFTAAYKNEFYLALRDALHAEVDSWSAKPNPTKSVAELWQRVYELEPNSRNVRPTELPDASIGKGRYAPLISADDLRIAREV from the coding sequence GTGGCCGACGTCCTACTCACACATTCATACCACCTGAGCTATGACCCCAAGCAGGTAAGGAAGATGCAGCCTTACCCACCGCTCGGGACGCTGTATGCGGCGGCGATTCTGCGCCAGCGCGGAATCTCAGTTGCCGTCTTCGACACGATGTTGAAAGAGCCCTCAAGCCTGTTCGTGGAAGCGCTAAAGGAGCACCAGCCAGCAGTTGTAGTCATATACGAAGACGATTTCAACTTTCTGACAAAAATGTGCCTCACTCGGATGCGACAAGTTGCATTCGAGATGATAGAAGCGTCGAGAGCTTACGGCGCGCGCGTGGTTGTGCACGGCTCGGACGCAACAGATCAGGCGCCGCTCTATTTACAGGCAGGCGCGGAGTTCGTTCTCCAGGGAGAATCGGAAATCCGACTCGGAGATTTGGTTGCTTCCATGCTGCTGGGTCGAACTCCGACGGAGGTTCCCGGGTTAGCGTGGCACGATACGAGCGGAGCAGTGATGCATCACGCATCGCCAGTAGAGCAGGCGAACTGGATGCAGCTTTCCACGCCGGCCCGCGACTTGATCGACCTGAAGCCCTATCGAGAGGCGTGGTGTGAAGCGCATGGATTTTGGTCGCTGAATATCGTCGCCAGCCGCGGGTGCCCTTACAGATGCAATTGGTGCGCGAAGCCGATCTCGGGTGATCGATTCCACCTGCGTCCAGCCAGGTTAGTGGCGCAAGAGCTATGTGAGTTACGGACGCGCTTCGGCGCGGACCACGCCTGGTTTGGGGACGATGTCTTCGCTTTGGACCATCGCTGGGCGGCGGAACTGGCGGACGAAGTCGAGCGTATCGGAGTGAGGGTACCGTTCAAGGTTCAGTCGCGCGCCGACTTGATGACTGTTTCAACTGTTGACGCGCTCCGCCGTGCAGGATGCGCGGAAGTATGGATGGGCGTGGAGTCAGGCTCGCAGAAGGTTCTCGACGCCATGGAGAAAGGCCTGAAGGTTGAGGCTGTAAGCCGTGCTCGAAAGATGCTCGGCGAGGCGGGCATCCAGGCTTGTTACTTTCTACAACTTGGCTACCCAGGCGAACTTTGGGATGAGATCCAACAGACGATTGCTCTCGTGCGACGCACGCGTCCCGACGACATTGGGGTGTCGGTGTCGTACCCCCTTCCAAATACTCGTTTCTACGAACAAGTCCGAGACCAGCTTGGGGCGAAGAGAAACTGGCGGGATAGTGACGATCTATGCGTCACGTTTACCGCCGCGTACAAAAATGAGTTTTATCTCGCACTTAGGGACGCACTGCACGCAGAGGTGGATTCGTGGAGCGCAAAACCGAACCCGACGAAATCCGTAGCCGAGCTTTGGCAGCGTGTTTATGAGCTTGAGCCAAATTCACGAAATGTTCGTCCGACAGAACTGCCTGATGCGTCGATAGGGAAAGGGCGTTATGCACCACTGATCTCGGCGGATGATCTCAGAATCGCGAGGGAAGTGTAA
- a CDS encoding B12-binding domain-containing radical SAM protein yields the protein MAELLLTHGYFLFEDPKEMQIMKPYPPLGLLYICSYLKQKGFDVDVFDSTFSLREDLFNYLRTQTPGVLGIYANLMTRANVVQIVKVAREAGWTTIVGGPEPGAYALEYLSAGAEFVVMGEGELTMEELLSCLLANQKERALNIAGIAFLDEKGTLRRTASREQIRDLDAQPWPARNSIDVARYVETWRKAHGQGSVSFITARGCPFKCRWCSHQVFGQTHRRRNPKLVVDEVEWLLNAYSPDMVWVADDVFTINHAWIREYSAEMKRRSLRIPFECITRADRFNEEMAVLLSELGCFRIWIGSESGSQRILDAMERGVRVEQVHKATELCRTHGIQSGMFLMWGYEGEEVADIEATIDHVKQSKPDIFLTTLAYPIKGTPYYNAVADKLVEVRPWTESSDRELVVAGRRPREYYQHADQLLRDEVALTRLSPETAGGVKLRQRIAASRSAMSLLTGGPTK from the coding sequence ATGGCCGAACTCCTTCTAACGCACGGGTATTTCCTCTTTGAAGACCCAAAAGAAATGCAGATCATGAAGCCTTACCCTCCACTTGGTCTGCTCTACATCTGCTCATATCTAAAGCAGAAAGGCTTCGACGTAGATGTATTCGATAGCACATTTTCTTTACGTGAGGATCTTTTCAACTACTTGCGAACGCAGACTCCGGGAGTGCTCGGCATCTACGCGAATCTGATGACCAGGGCGAACGTGGTTCAGATCGTGAAGGTCGCCCGCGAGGCCGGGTGGACGACGATTGTTGGAGGGCCGGAGCCCGGTGCGTACGCGCTCGAATACCTTTCCGCCGGCGCGGAATTCGTCGTGATGGGCGAAGGTGAGCTCACGATGGAGGAGTTGCTTTCATGTCTGCTCGCGAACCAAAAGGAGCGGGCATTGAATATAGCCGGGATCGCATTCCTCGACGAAAAGGGGACTTTACGACGAACTGCATCTCGGGAGCAGATTCGTGACTTGGACGCACAACCGTGGCCGGCGAGGAACAGTATTGATGTTGCACGATATGTCGAGACTTGGAGAAAGGCTCATGGCCAAGGATCCGTTTCGTTTATCACGGCAAGAGGCTGCCCGTTCAAGTGTCGCTGGTGCAGCCACCAAGTGTTCGGACAGACACATCGTCGGCGTAATCCAAAGCTCGTGGTCGACGAGGTGGAGTGGCTGCTCAATGCGTATTCGCCGGACATGGTCTGGGTAGCGGACGACGTCTTCACGATTAATCATGCCTGGATCCGAGAGTATTCGGCAGAGATGAAACGGCGATCATTACGAATACCGTTCGAATGCATAACACGCGCCGATCGTTTTAATGAGGAGATGGCAGTTCTGCTGTCTGAGCTGGGCTGTTTTCGGATTTGGATCGGCTCCGAGAGCGGCTCACAACGAATTCTCGATGCGATGGAACGCGGTGTTCGAGTTGAACAGGTACACAAAGCTACTGAATTGTGCCGTACTCATGGAATTCAAAGTGGAATGTTCTTGATGTGGGGATACGAAGGCGAGGAGGTCGCGGACATCGAAGCGACGATTGATCACGTGAAGCAATCGAAGCCGGATATTTTCCTCACGACACTCGCGTATCCGATTAAGGGCACGCCGTATTACAACGCGGTTGCTGACAAGCTCGTCGAAGTGCGACCTTGGACTGAGAGTTCTGACCGAGAGTTAGTCGTCGCTGGACGGCGTCCACGAGAGTATTACCAGCACGCCGACCAACTGCTTCGGGATGAAGTGGCGCTCACGCGACTGTCGCCTGAAACAGCCGGCGGAGTTAAACTAAGACAGAGAATTGCGGCATCGAGATCCGCGATGTCACTACTCACTGGGGGACCGACGAAATGA
- a CDS encoding class I SAM-dependent DNA methyltransferase, whose product MTTIVDPNCAGSAFDGIANEYDELFTNSLIGRAQRAVVWREIDRTFQPGDTVLDLNCGTGEDALYLVKRGINVVGCDASRRMVEVAQNKLRGITNPARGEFHVLANEQLCELHASAKFQGVLSNFAGINCASELRNVAVQMSNILSPGAIAVICVYSKFCAWEVVFFGLKGQWKRAVRRFGREDTARVGGASVTVYYRSLREIRETFAPWFRVCRIQAVGLTVPPSFLEHWISRNRKLCRTFMKVDDALRAVPGIRACGDHVLITFERRAA is encoded by the coding sequence ATGACGACAATCGTCGATCCAAACTGTGCAGGGTCCGCCTTTGATGGAATCGCGAACGAGTACGACGAATTGTTCACGAATTCGCTCATTGGCCGCGCGCAACGCGCCGTAGTGTGGCGGGAGATCGACCGAACATTCCAGCCTGGCGACACCGTGCTCGACCTGAATTGCGGGACTGGAGAAGATGCACTCTATCTTGTTAAACGTGGGATTAACGTAGTCGGCTGCGATGCGTCGCGGCGGATGGTCGAAGTCGCACAAAACAAGCTTCGCGGAATAACTAATCCGGCGCGCGGCGAATTTCACGTTCTAGCCAACGAGCAGCTATGCGAATTACACGCCAGTGCGAAGTTTCAGGGAGTACTTTCGAATTTTGCGGGCATAAACTGCGCGTCGGAATTGCGAAACGTTGCGGTGCAAATGAGCAATATCCTCAGTCCGGGCGCCATCGCGGTGATCTGCGTGTATTCGAAATTCTGCGCCTGGGAAGTAGTGTTTTTCGGTTTAAAGGGACAGTGGAAACGGGCAGTGCGCCGATTCGGGCGTGAAGACACCGCTCGAGTTGGCGGCGCGAGCGTCACGGTCTATTACAGATCCCTTCGTGAGATTCGAGAGACTTTCGCTCCTTGGTTCCGCGTATGCAGAATCCAGGCGGTCGGTTTAACGGTCCCACCTTCTTTTCTCGAACACTGGATATCGAGAAATCGCAAGTTGTGCCGCACATTCATGAAAGTGGACGATGCGTTGCGAGCGGTTCCGGGAATACGGGCGTGTGGCGATCATGTGTTGATCACCTTCGAGAGGCGTGCAGCGTGA
- a CDS encoding class I SAM-dependent methyltransferase, whose product MNAIPHLLTPVRSGKVESVDDLVLQCPRCRQCAGTISRSHAPERADLICATCLITLRLRRGIWNALLPEREAYFAKFLDNYEAIRSAEGRGSSDSAFYLALPDKDLSGKNEEQWKIRRRTFQCLETEIIGPIASRVARGLDILDLGAGNAWLSYRAALRGHRPVAVDLIDNDFDGLCAAQHYRQRIPGMFPRVRAEFDYLPFSMDQFDVVIFNASFHYSEDYARTLSEALRCVRRPGWIVIADTAWYRHESQGEEMLRERAAIFTDRFGTASNALNSREFLTDERLQALEQSYGLRWQRFDPQYGIRWRMRPFIAKLRGRREPSRFRIYVAEVTR is encoded by the coding sequence GTGAACGCGATTCCGCACTTACTGACGCCCGTTCGCTCCGGCAAGGTCGAATCCGTGGATGATCTGGTTCTCCAATGTCCGCGATGTCGTCAATGTGCTGGGACAATATCGCGTTCTCATGCGCCAGAACGGGCTGATCTGATCTGCGCGACCTGTTTGATCACTTTGAGATTGCGCAGAGGAATTTGGAATGCGCTTCTCCCCGAACGCGAGGCGTATTTCGCAAAGTTTCTCGACAACTACGAGGCGATTCGATCTGCCGAGGGACGGGGAAGCTCCGATTCCGCTTTTTACCTGGCGTTGCCTGACAAGGACCTATCGGGGAAGAACGAAGAACAGTGGAAGATCCGTCGTCGGACGTTTCAGTGCCTGGAGACCGAGATCATCGGCCCGATTGCCAGCCGTGTAGCGCGAGGACTAGACATCCTGGATTTAGGCGCCGGAAATGCGTGGCTGAGTTATCGTGCCGCGTTGCGCGGACATCGACCGGTTGCGGTGGATCTCATTGACAATGATTTTGACGGGCTCTGCGCTGCTCAGCACTACCGGCAGCGTATTCCCGGCATGTTCCCTCGCGTTCGTGCAGAGTTCGACTATCTTCCTTTTTCGATGGACCAATTCGACGTCGTCATTTTCAATGCTTCGTTTCATTACTCCGAAGACTACGCGCGAACTCTTTCTGAGGCCCTTCGCTGCGTGCGCCGGCCGGGATGGATCGTAATCGCAGATACCGCTTGGTACCGTCACGAAAGTCAAGGTGAAGAGATGTTGCGAGAACGCGCAGCCATATTCACAGATCGTTTCGGCACAGCGTCGAATGCATTGAACTCTCGCGAATTTCTGACCGACGAACGCTTGCAGGCGCTCGAGCAATCCTACGGATTGCGCTGGCAGCGATTTGACCCTCAATACGGGATTCGATGGAGGATGAGACCCTTCATCGCGAAATTGCGAGGGCGCCGTGAGCCGTCGCGTTTCCGGATCTATGTTGCGGAGGTGACACGGTGA
- a CDS encoding B12-binding domain-containing radical SAM protein, whose product MIVLVNPRATRPKNRRLPLSVLALGAVLEGREEYAIVDGNVDEQPEKTVLSLIDKNPVELLGLTVMPGPQMAAAMEISRKIRALRPHVPIVWGGYFPSIYADATLNASYVDYAVRGQGENTLIELLEVVRGVRSPDSILGLSFKDRTFGMHRHNAERPMQGPDAFPWSPFHRLRVEQYLRPSFFGERTAAHHASIGCPFRCSFCGVHAAYGNRELMESPDRTVAILSHLKQTYGADSVQFYDMNFFMREDHARELAEQMLPLGMKWWCEARIDTMSRYSDATLDLLRRAGCKMIFFGAESGSDWALKEMEKGITTEQTLTVAERMQQHGIIPEFSFVIGNPRDPERDTRETLAFIRKIKTLNPASEIIMYHYTPVPQRGAMYGQIDGKINFPATLEEWATKRWMDFTLRIDPNTPWLKRKTKKLIENFETVVASRWPTVQDIAAPKWSRNLLRTLSAWRYWFRIYAFPHELRLAQRFIQLRRPKQESL is encoded by the coding sequence GTGATCGTCCTTGTGAATCCCCGCGCAACTCGCCCGAAGAACCGTCGTCTTCCTCTCTCAGTGCTCGCACTCGGCGCTGTCCTCGAGGGACGAGAGGAATACGCGATCGTAGATGGCAATGTGGATGAGCAACCGGAAAAAACGGTCCTCTCTCTAATTGACAAGAATCCCGTCGAATTACTCGGGCTGACAGTCATGCCGGGTCCACAGATGGCCGCGGCAATGGAGATTTCGCGCAAGATTCGAGCACTGCGCCCACATGTGCCGATCGTGTGGGGTGGGTACTTTCCTTCCATCTATGCGGACGCCACACTCAATGCGTCTTACGTTGACTATGCGGTTCGTGGCCAGGGAGAGAACACCCTCATTGAATTGCTCGAGGTAGTCCGCGGAGTTAGATCGCCCGATTCGATTCTGGGCCTCTCTTTTAAGGATCGGACTTTTGGCATGCATCGACATAATGCCGAACGTCCGATGCAAGGTCCTGACGCATTCCCGTGGAGCCCTTTTCACCGCTTGCGGGTCGAACAGTATCTCCGGCCGTCGTTCTTTGGAGAGAGGACCGCTGCACATCACGCGAGTATCGGGTGTCCTTTCCGCTGTAGTTTTTGTGGCGTGCACGCTGCCTACGGGAACCGCGAATTGATGGAGAGTCCAGACCGCACGGTTGCGATCCTCTCGCACTTGAAACAAACCTACGGTGCCGACTCAGTCCAATTTTATGACATGAATTTTTTCATGCGCGAAGACCACGCGCGGGAGCTAGCGGAACAAATGCTTCCGCTGGGAATGAAGTGGTGGTGCGAGGCGCGCATTGACACGATGTCCCGCTACTCCGATGCCACGCTTGATTTACTAAGGCGCGCGGGCTGCAAGATGATCTTCTTCGGAGCGGAATCCGGAAGCGACTGGGCGCTGAAGGAAATGGAGAAGGGAATTACGACTGAACAGACATTGACCGTGGCAGAGCGTATGCAACAGCACGGGATAATCCCAGAATTTTCTTTCGTGATCGGGAATCCCCGTGATCCGGAACGCGATACAAGAGAGACGTTGGCGTTTATTCGCAAAATCAAAACGCTGAATCCGGCATCGGAAATCATCATGTATCACTACACACCGGTTCCTCAGCGCGGCGCGATGTATGGGCAAATTGACGGGAAAATCAATTTTCCGGCGACTCTAGAAGAATGGGCCACCAAGCGATGGATGGACTTCACGCTTCGTATCGATCCCAATACTCCATGGCTAAAACGTAAGACGAAGAAGTTGATTGAAAACTTTGAAACGGTCGTCGCTTCGCGATGGCCAACGGTACAGGATATCGCCGCTCCCAAGTGGAGCCGGAACCTCCTGCGAACCCTGAGCGCCTGGAGATATTGGTTTCGCATTTACGCGTTTCCCCACGAACTCAGGCTGGCGCAGCGATTTATCCAGCTACGGCGTCCCAAACAGGAGAGCCTGTAA